A window of the Halostagnicola kamekurae genome harbors these coding sequences:
- the gdhB gene encoding glutamate dehydrogenase GdhB encodes MSSTPPTQTADAESADDEPNSALLTARRQLERAAAHVDVDAGVVERLKHPTKVQRVSVPLERDDGSVEVFTGYRAQHDDVRGPYKGGLRYHPAVTAEECIGLSMWMTWKCAVMDIPFGGGKGGIAVDPKSLSEAETERLTRRFAEEIRDVVGPKQDVPAPDMGTDAQTMAWFMDAYSMQQGETTPGVVTGKPPVVGGSYGREEAPGRSTAIIAREAIEYDDRDLAETTVAVQGFGSVGANAARLLDDWGATVVAVSDVNGAIYDPDGLDTHAIPTHEEEPEAVLEHDAPETVTNEEILELEVDVLIPAAVGNVITADNADAIEAEIVVEGANGPTTFAADAILEERGVSVIPDILANAGGVTVSYFEWLQDINRRQWSLERVNEELETKMLAAWADVREQVEAKDLTWRDAAYVVALSRIAEAKAVRGLWP; translated from the coding sequence ATGAGTTCGACACCACCGACACAGACGGCCGACGCGGAATCGGCGGACGACGAACCGAACTCGGCGCTGCTCACCGCGCGCCGACAGCTCGAGCGCGCGGCGGCCCACGTCGACGTCGACGCCGGCGTCGTCGAACGACTGAAGCACCCGACGAAGGTCCAGCGGGTATCGGTCCCCCTCGAGCGAGACGACGGCTCCGTCGAGGTGTTCACTGGCTACCGGGCACAACACGACGACGTTCGCGGCCCCTACAAGGGCGGGCTGCGGTACCATCCGGCGGTTACCGCCGAGGAGTGTATCGGCCTCTCGATGTGGATGACCTGGAAGTGCGCCGTGATGGACATCCCCTTCGGCGGCGGGAAGGGCGGCATCGCCGTCGATCCCAAATCACTCTCGGAGGCCGAAACCGAACGGCTCACCCGCCGGTTCGCCGAGGAGATCCGCGACGTCGTCGGCCCGAAACAGGACGTCCCCGCGCCCGACATGGGCACCGACGCCCAGACGATGGCCTGGTTCATGGACGCCTACTCGATGCAGCAGGGCGAGACGACTCCCGGCGTCGTCACCGGCAAGCCGCCCGTCGTCGGCGGCTCCTACGGCCGCGAGGAGGCCCCCGGCCGCTCCACCGCCATCATCGCCCGCGAGGCGATCGAGTACGACGACCGCGACCTCGCCGAGACGACCGTCGCCGTCCAGGGCTTCGGCAGCGTCGGCGCGAACGCGGCTCGATTGCTCGACGACTGGGGCGCGACCGTCGTCGCCGTCAGCGACGTCAACGGGGCGATCTACGACCCCGACGGACTCGATACCCATGCGATCCCGACCCACGAGGAGGAGCCGGAGGCCGTCCTCGAGCACGACGCCCCCGAGACGGTCACCAACGAGGAGATTCTCGAACTCGAGGTCGACGTCCTGATTCCGGCGGCCGTGGGCAACGTCATCACCGCCGACAACGCCGACGCGATCGAGGCCGAAATCGTCGTCGAAGGGGCCAACGGGCCGACGACGTTCGCCGCCGACGCCATCCTCGAGGAACGCGGCGTCTCGGTGATCCCCGATATCCTCGCGAACGCCGGCGGCGTGACGGTGAGCTACTTCGAGTGGCTCCAGGACATCAACCGCCGCCAGTGGTCGCTCGAGCGCGTCAACGAGGAACTCGAGACGAAGATGCTCGCGGCTTGGGCGGACGTCCGCGAGCAGGTCGAAGCGAAGGACCTGACGTGGCGCGACGCCGCCTACGTGGTGGCGCTCTCTCGGATCGCCGAGGCGAAAGCGGTCCGCGGGCTCTGGCCGTAA